A window from Leptothermofonsia sichuanensis E412 encodes these proteins:
- a CDS encoding secondary thiamine-phosphate synthase enzyme YjbQ, with protein MSIVNQIFELETEVGIGIYDITPQIKDLLASTSIRNGQVLVFSRHTTTALAINEYEERLLEDVKGFLRKLAPADDRYLHNDLHLRVGIPDDEPMNAHSHLMAMMLATSEIIPVVDGRLALGTYQSVLFFELDGPRRRTVFCQIAGESQDSG; from the coding sequence ATGTCGATTGTTAACCAGATTTTTGAATTGGAAACGGAAGTGGGAATCGGTATCTACGATATCACGCCACAGATCAAAGATTTGCTGGCTTCCACCTCCATTCGGAATGGGCAGGTGCTCGTTTTTTCACGCCATACAACAACGGCTCTTGCCATCAACGAATATGAAGAACGGCTTCTGGAAGATGTTAAGGGATTTCTCAGAAAGCTGGCACCGGCAGACGATCGCTACCTGCATAACGATCTGCATCTGCGGGTTGGCATTCCCGATGATGAGCCAATGAATGCCCACTCCCACCTGATGGCAATGATGCTGGCAACCAGCGAAATAATTCCCGTGGTGGATGGCAGGCTCGCCCTGGGAACCTATCAATCCGTGCTGTTTTTTGAGTTGGATGGTCCCCGCAGGCGGACTGTTTTTTGCCAGATTGCTGGAGAATCCCAGGATTCTGGCTAA
- the queF gene encoding preQ(1) synthase — protein sequence MSYSSTQPISEFESVPQESGDSKSGDSKYGERLIAEGELITFPNPRVGRRYNIHITLPEFTCKCPFSGYPDFATIYITYVPDQKVVELKAIKLYINSYRDRYISHEESINQILDDFVAACNPLEVKIKGDFNPRGNVHTVVEVEHRKADAT from the coding sequence ATGAGCTACTCTTCAACCCAGCCAATTTCTGAATTTGAGTCTGTGCCCCAGGAATCTGGAGACAGTAAATCCGGAGACAGTAAATATGGTGAGCGGTTAATTGCTGAAGGAGAGTTAATTACCTTTCCCAATCCCAGAGTGGGTCGGCGCTACAACATCCACATTACGCTGCCAGAGTTTACCTGCAAGTGTCCATTTTCGGGTTATCCAGACTTTGCCACTATTTACATCACCTATGTGCCAGACCAGAAGGTGGTGGAGTTGAAAGCGATCAAGCTTTACATCAATAGCTACCGCGATCGCTACATTTCCCACGAAGAATCGATTAATCAAATCCTGGATGATTTCGTTGCTGCCTGCAATCCATTAGAGGTCAAAATCAAAGGTGACTTCAACCCACGGGGCAATGTTCATACGGTAGTTGAAGTTGAGCATCGGAAAGCCGATGCAACTTAG
- a CDS encoding glycosyltransferase family 4 protein has protein sequence MNQPAWICCQLGAREHYAIPRSLHQLEGLALLLTDAWVSPHSLLNYFPGRLLASLKGRFHTDLASIQVKAFNPSLLQFELTQKLKKTSGWDRIVARNHWFQQQAVQHLQAIAPQLSRSTVLFSYSYTALELFRFAREQGWQTVLGQIDPGPLEEKLVMEEQAKHPALEPGWHPVPSSYWETWQQECALADAIVVNSDWSKQLLEQAGIDPDKIRLVPLVYEPPPEATQFTRTYPSEFTQERPLRVLFLGNVTLRKGIAALLEAINLLEGKPVEFWMVGAQQISIPARFQSHPQVRWVGQVPRRETARYYREADVFLFPTLSDGFGLTQLEAQAWKLPLIASRFCGEVVRNQVNGWVLQEVTGGAIAAAIQSCLDHPQQLSDWTQNALLLNQFNLSSLANQLQHLVA, from the coding sequence ATGAATCAGCCTGCCTGGATTTGCTGCCAATTAGGAGCAAGAGAACACTATGCGATTCCCCGGTCATTACACCAGCTAGAGGGTCTAGCATTGTTATTGACTGATGCATGGGTTTCACCCCATTCGCTACTGAATTATTTCCCTGGCAGGCTCCTGGCATCTCTAAAAGGACGTTTCCATACTGATCTGGCCAGTATTCAGGTAAAGGCATTCAATCCTTCGTTACTGCAATTTGAGTTGACCCAAAAACTGAAGAAAACTTCTGGTTGGGATCGGATCGTTGCTCGCAATCACTGGTTTCAGCAGCAGGCTGTGCAGCATTTGCAGGCGATCGCCCCCCAACTGAGCCGATCCACAGTTCTGTTTTCCTACAGTTACACCGCCCTGGAGTTGTTTCGCTTTGCCAGAGAACAGGGCTGGCAAACGGTGTTAGGTCAAATCGATCCGGGTCCTCTGGAAGAAAAGCTGGTTATGGAGGAACAGGCGAAGCATCCTGCCCTTGAACCGGGCTGGCATCCTGTACCCTCCAGTTACTGGGAAACCTGGCAACAGGAATGTGCCCTGGCAGATGCGATCGTGGTTAATTCCGATTGGTCAAAGCAATTGCTGGAACAGGCGGGAATCGACCCGGACAAAATTCGGCTGGTCCCCCTGGTATATGAACCCCCGCCAGAGGCAACCCAATTTACTCGCACCTATCCCTCAGAATTTACTCAGGAGCGCCCACTGCGAGTTTTATTTTTAGGAAATGTGACCCTCCGGAAAGGGATTGCCGCCCTATTAGAAGCCATCAATTTATTAGAAGGAAAGCCAGTCGAGTTCTGGATGGTGGGTGCTCAGCAAATTTCCATTCCGGCCCGGTTTCAGAGCCATCCCCAAGTTCGCTGGGTGGGGCAGGTGCCCCGCCGTGAAACAGCTCGCTACTACCGGGAAGCCGATGTGTTTTTGTTCCCCACCCTCTCCGATGGATTTGGGTTGACCCAACTGGAGGCACAGGCCTGGAAATTACCCCTGATTGCTTCCCGGTTTTGTGGGGAAGTGGTGCGGAATCAGGTAAATGGCTGGGTGTTGCAGGAGGTGACGGGAGGGGCGATCGCAGCCGCCATTCAGTCCTGTTTAGACCATCCCCAACAACTCTCAGACTGGACCCAAAATGCACTTCTACTCAACCAATTTAACCTGTCATCGTTAGCCAACCAGCTTCAACATCTTGTTGCGTAA
- a CDS encoding acyltransferase — translation MQRAIAGIKSRWRNFYYRRLGVKLTGYVWMREIEIPRNYGDIELEGGCSLDRGVVLLCSGEPLPHPKIRIGASTYINRHTFIDASLSIAIGRECAIGPGCYITDHDHGLDSDLPPLTQPLISQPTQMGDRVWLGANVTVLKGVTIGQGAVIGAGSVVTKNIPEGAIAVGVPARVIRYKQPLPVPNLVY, via the coding sequence ATGCAACGAGCGATCGCAGGGATCAAGAGTCGCTGGCGAAATTTCTATTACCGCAGACTGGGCGTCAAGCTGACTGGCTATGTCTGGATGCGGGAAATTGAGATTCCCCGCAATTACGGCGACATTGAATTGGAGGGCGGTTGTTCCCTGGATCGGGGTGTGGTCCTCCTGTGCAGTGGTGAACCGTTACCCCATCCCAAAATTCGCATTGGTGCCAGCACGTATATCAATCGCCATACATTTATCGATGCGTCCCTTTCGATTGCCATTGGCAGGGAATGTGCCATTGGTCCTGGTTGTTATATCACTGACCACGATCACGGATTGGACTCAGATTTACCACCCCTGACACAACCGTTAATTTCTCAGCCGACTCAGATGGGCGATCGCGTCTGGCTGGGGGCAAACGTCACCGTTTTGAAAGGCGTGACGATTGGTCAAGGAGCTGTGATTGGTGCTGGCAGCGTTGTCACAAAGAATATTCCAGAGGGTGCGATCGCGGTTGGTGTTCCTGCCAGAGTGATTCGGTATAAACAGCCGTTACCTGTTCCAAATCTGGTTTACTAA
- a CDS encoding peptidylprolyl isomerase, protein MESTLKQSPLQSTRLTLPAIAPATDTEILAYLRRTCKIAELATAAERDALVLQLCEQLNITLSDQEWQAAGDAFRAEHCLLGAAETLTWLDRQRITVEDWSQGIRVALLTKKLQEHLFGENVDGHYLNNREQYRRVAVSQILVSELSEALRLLQLLRQGQASFSALALEYSKGKRSKENGGFVGVRFLAELIPEIAAAIADAEAGQLIGPISTKFGCHILRVEKWFVAELTPEVRDHILATLFQLWLQNHDAVVAQGWQENL, encoded by the coding sequence ATGGAAAGCACGCTGAAACAGTCCCCACTCCAATCCACCCGGCTCACCCTGCCCGCGATCGCCCCGGCTACAGATACAGAAATCCTGGCATACTTACGGCGCACCTGCAAAATTGCAGAACTGGCTACTGCCGCAGAGCGGGATGCCCTGGTTTTGCAATTGTGTGAACAACTGAATATCACCCTGTCCGATCAGGAGTGGCAGGCAGCAGGAGATGCCTTTCGAGCAGAACACTGTCTGCTTGGTGCTGCTGAAACGCTCACCTGGCTGGATCGTCAGCGGATCACTGTAGAAGACTGGTCACAGGGCATTCGAGTTGCATTGCTGACTAAAAAGTTGCAGGAGCATCTGTTTGGGGAAAATGTCGATGGTCACTACCTGAACAATCGTGAGCAGTACAGACGGGTTGCCGTTTCCCAAATTCTGGTAAGCGAGTTGTCTGAAGCCCTGCGACTGCTTCAACTCCTGCGCCAGGGACAGGCTTCCTTCTCTGCCCTTGCGCTGGAATACTCAAAAGGTAAACGGTCTAAGGAAAATGGCGGCTTTGTCGGTGTGCGGTTTTTAGCCGAATTGATTCCCGAAATTGCAGCGGCGATCGCAGACGCTGAAGCAGGCCAGTTAATTGGTCCCATTTCTACCAAATTCGGTTGCCACATCCTTCGGGTGGAGAAATGGTTTGTGGCTGAATTAACCCCAGAGGTTCGAGATCACATCCTTGCAACTTTATTTCAACTGTGGTTACAGAACCATGATGCTGTTGTTGCCCAGGGCTGGCAGGAAAATTTGTAA
- a CDS encoding histone deacetylase family protein, whose amino-acid sequence MFPIIYSNEFLHHETGYFHPEKPERLTAIKNALKRIPWADQLEWRLPTPLEQRPVMPLLQKIHSPRYIEAVRQLANRGGGYLDPDTPVSARSFEVAQLAVNAWLDGVEQVLATGEPAFVLARPPGHHALRSLGMGFCIFSNAAIAAHYALEQPGVHRVGILDWDVHHGNGTQAITETNPQIAYVSLHEWPQYPGTGSEDERGLYDNVLNLPMKPGSTMEQYRPAFEQKVIPFLKNFQPDLLIVSAGYDANADDPLADIALQPGDYGVFTDYCLQVTRRILFGLEGGYDLDAISQSVVATIAQCLGTRIQ is encoded by the coding sequence ATGTTTCCTATCATCTATTCCAACGAGTTCTTGCACCATGAAACTGGCTACTTCCACCCTGAAAAACCAGAGCGTTTGACGGCCATTAAAAATGCTTTGAAAAGGATTCCCTGGGCAGATCAGTTGGAGTGGCGATTGCCGACACCATTGGAGCAGCGTCCTGTAATGCCTCTGCTGCAAAAGATTCATTCACCACGCTATATCGAAGCGGTTCGCCAGTTAGCTAATCGGGGAGGAGGGTATCTGGATCCGGATACTCCTGTATCTGCGCGTAGTTTTGAAGTGGCACAGTTGGCGGTCAATGCCTGGCTGGATGGAGTTGAGCAGGTTTTGGCAACAGGTGAACCCGCCTTTGTGCTGGCACGTCCCCCAGGTCACCATGCCCTCCGTTCCCTTGGGATGGGATTTTGTATTTTTTCGAATGCGGCGATCGCAGCTCACTATGCGCTGGAGCAGCCAGGTGTTCACCGAGTCGGTATTCTAGATTGGGATGTCCATCATGGCAACGGAACCCAGGCGATTACAGAAACCAACCCCCAGATTGCCTATGTTTCGCTTCATGAGTGGCCCCAATATCCGGGGACAGGGTCTGAAGATGAGCGAGGTTTGTATGACAATGTGCTGAACTTACCCATGAAACCGGGCAGCACGATGGAGCAATATCGCCCCGCCTTTGAACAAAAAGTCATCCCCTTCCTGAAGAACTTTCAGCCCGATCTGCTGATTGTCAGTGCCGGGTATGATGCCAATGCAGACGATCCACTGGCTGACATTGCTCTACAGCCGGGTGACTACGGAGTTTTCACAGACTATTGCCTGCAAGTTACCCGCCGCATTCTATTTGGTTTAGAGGGAGGATATGATCTGGATGCCATCTCCCAATCCGTTGTGGCAACGATCGCTCAGTGCTTAGGAACCAGAATACAATAA
- a CDS encoding glycosyltransferase family 2 protein → MHTCQITVAIPTYNRPEKLLESLEKILTCNPKPDEVIVHIDGNDQVTEAAIQKSDFRHDITIIKSPVQVGPGGGRNVAIAHARNPIIASFDDDSYPIDSDYFQRLQQLFKAFPEAAVIGATIFHQFETVTPDEIKVSWVSEFVGCGCAYRKDVFQQTQGYVQLPLAYGMEEVDLSLRLHDMGWGILQSSWIRVFHNTMLEHHNDARITAASIANQALLAYLRYPVALWWLGLGQCINRISWLLRHGRVDGVVQGLFRIPQLILKHQQKRQSVTYQSLISFIQLRRNAVPAHLSLNSLQ, encoded by the coding sequence ATGCATACCTGTCAGATCACGGTTGCGATTCCCACCTATAACCGCCCGGAGAAGCTTCTGGAGAGCCTGGAAAAGATCCTTACCTGTAACCCTAAACCAGACGAGGTGATTGTCCACATTGATGGCAACGACCAGGTCACTGAAGCAGCCATTCAAAAGAGTGATTTCAGGCATGACATCACCATTATCAAAAGCCCAGTCCAGGTAGGACCAGGAGGGGGGCGCAATGTGGCGATCGCCCACGCCAGAAATCCAATTATCGCCAGCTTTGATGACGACTCCTACCCAATCGATTCTGACTATTTTCAAAGGCTCCAACAGTTATTTAAGGCCTTTCCAGAAGCCGCCGTGATTGGAGCTACAATCTTTCACCAGTTCGAAACCGTCACACCTGATGAGATCAAGGTTTCCTGGGTTTCTGAGTTTGTCGGCTGTGGTTGTGCTTACCGTAAAGACGTTTTTCAGCAAACTCAGGGTTATGTTCAGCTTCCGCTTGCCTACGGAATGGAAGAAGTCGATTTATCGCTCCGCCTGCACGACATGGGTTGGGGTATTCTGCAAAGCTCCTGGATCAGAGTGTTTCATAACACGATGCTGGAGCATCACAATGATGCTCGCATTACGGCTGCCAGTATTGCCAATCAGGCTTTGCTTGCCTATTTAAGATATCCTGTCGCTCTGTGGTGGTTGGGTCTGGGGCAATGTATCAACCGAATTAGCTGGCTCCTGCGTCACGGTAGAGTCGATGGCGTTGTCCAGGGACTGTTCAGAATACCTCAGTTGATTCTAAAACATCAGCAAAAGCGCCAGTCCGTTACCTATCAATCTTTGATCTCGTTTATCCAATTGCGCCGAAACGCGGTTCCTGCCCATCTATCGCTTAATTCCTTGCAATGA